AATTGTATAGCATTAAACATTTTAAACACAGTTTAATTGGAGATAGAATGTGGGTAGTAATTTTTTTGGCTTACTAATATTTAATCATCTTCTCACTAtattttggtttatattttttttgtaattttgttcaatgtagATGAGAATCTATTTACACTATAtgttagtttattttcttttttttattctttaatatgtttttattttattttatttttttatggatagattttaatttatgattgaaaatatcattaaacataaaataaaataaaaattacttgtATATACATCAAATGAGatgtttgtttttataaattatagatgacttaaaaatattattaaaattacaatgaaaaaaaaaatccaatttgtATATACAGAGAATCCTAATATACattcttatattaatatattattaagagaaaaataaaagataaccTGCATAAACTAAATGGGagaatttttgttatatatGACTATGAATTAGAATAGgtgattttgttttaaatttagtaaatgatttattaactaaaataagTTTCATGTTTTCTAAACTTTCTATGTAAAAACAGTTTCTTACAGGTATTGACCAGTCTAAGATTATTGTTTAGTATATGATTGACACAAACGttgtattaattattaatttttatagcattaattaatttttcttttatctttatcacATGACTCATTCTTATTATTCTTATCTTatctttatttctctttcttctctgtATAATACTCTcttattctttttcttcttcttttttattctttttaagtgtgcattttttaaaatattttttgtttttatctaattgtcatttttaataatataattactgGTACATATGTGTGCATTCTgtaatacaaaaatttaaaaagttaaaatagttttttataaaaaaaattattaaagtcaagaaaatttaatatatttttttatttttataaaaaaaaactttaaataacaCTAGGTAACAAGGGAGGATATCatgatttcaattttttttaaagtagtaTTTATCTTCATATTGACACGGTTGAATTTTTAATGGGCTTTAATAGGTTTAGTTATGGTTTTAGAAGGTAAggtgataaaaatattttcaaagttAAAATATTGTAGAATTTAATTTAGATCTTCTGAATTTTAGAGAAATCTAAAAAGcaattgtaaaatttaaaacatcTCTCAATCCATCCATCCATCCCTATCCCACATAAAAATATTTCCTTGAATTCTATGCTTAAAGATTTTATGAGTTGATTTGTATAATTAAGTTGAAGAGGACGCAATCTATGATATATATGAAGATAGCATTCGGTGGGTCAAAACTTGAATTTGTGGGATCCACATTAGTTCgagaagtaaaaaataaaataattatgacaATGACAGAAAATGATGATTTGATAAGAAAAGTTTAATATACGTATGCGTATGCATTTTGGTGAGTTGTATGCGTCCACGTTTGATCTCAAAACCGTGTCTCTTGGCGATGCATATTGCTAAAGTTTCTCTCTTTCACCAATCAACCATGTTATGGCGGTTACCACTTAGAATATTGAGTTGAATGCAATGATCAGCACCTCGTGTTCCCCCTATGGGAGATGGAaatgaaaattcaaatgaaacctTCCCATCCATGTTTTCTGGGGTTTTTAGCAGGCCAAAAAGTGACAAACATATGTTTTGGAAACATATGCACATAGACCCTTGAAGATGTAGATTTGATTCTATAGGCAAACATGGGTAACGTGGGTGTCTGTCTGTATAGCGTCCACCATTTTGTTAATCATCACAGTTTGGTCAACCTCACACAACgtggttttatttttattgttgaaaCTGTTGACTTGATGTGATGTAATTAAGAAAATGTTTTGCAGGAGTACCAAGATGAGGTTAGTATTTTGCGTTCAGGGTTGTACCAATGGGGTGGTGATGCTGCTTCGTATGAGAAAAATGAGCCTTACATAGAGGTGATAACCTCTCCAAACAACCCTGATGGGATTGTTCGAGAACCTGTGGTGAAATCTGAGGCCAAAGGGAAGCTGGTTCATGATCTTGCATATTACTGGCCACATTACACTCCTATTACTCACCAAGCTGACCATGATCTCATGCTCTTCACATTCTCCAAATGCACCGGTCATGCTGGTTCACGTTTCGGGTGAGATAATTGATCACACACTTTGTTATGTAATCACTCATATGCCTTTCATATACAACTTACATCTTTGAGTTTGTAAATTCATGACATGATTAGTCTAGATTTGATTCTTGTTCTTCGtttcttttttctgttttcACACAAATGAAATAGTAAGTGGATGATATACTTTCAAATCCGAAGCTTTGTTGGCTGAAGGAAAGTATTAGAAACAGAAATTACAGTAATTATATAAAGAGCTTAAATATAAAGTTGCATGAGTTGAATTGTTGAGTgagaaaatttgtattttttgcTGCATTAGAAAAGTTGAGTATATACCCTCAAGAAGGGTGTCCAATGTGAGTTTTATGCAGACACATATGTGAAATGAATGAAGTTGTTGTAAACTTTTTGAAATCTGCATTCAATTtctctttatgaataaataacAGTACATGCTAAGTTTTGATTATGCTGTGTGAGTTAAGGTGGGCACTGGTAAAGGACATCGAGGTTGCTAAGAAGATGACAAGGTATGTGCAGATGAGTTCCATTGGAGTCTCAAAAGAATCCCAAACTCGAGTTGCTAAGATcattggagtggtttgtgatgGATACGAAAACTTCGGGTCCATGGAATCTGAGCTGTTCTTTGAATACAGCAAACGCCTCTTGAGGGAGAGGTGGGAAAAACTGTGGGCAGTTATTGATGAATCCAAGCTCTTCTCAGTGGCTAAGTACCCAAAGGCCTTTTGCAACTTCACCAATGAGTCATCTGAACCATTCCCTGGTACGTACTTCATTCTCCCACTCTTAGTAAGACCCATTAATATTCTTTTGTAACTTTGTAACTTATAATGCATGTATATGGTTCAGGTTTCATATGGTTGAAGTGTGAGGAGGGCATAGAAGATTGTGAGAGTTATCTTCTGGAAAAACTGAAGATTAGGGGAAGAGGAGGGAAAAGGTTTGGTGTTGATTCAAACTATGCTAGACTCAGCCTGATGGGAACGGATGATGATTTCAATGAATTCCTGAAAAGGGTGTCAAATGCTTAGAAGGAATGAGAGAAGGTGTGAATTTATGAATAAACAGATGATTGGAACACTGTCATGTAGCACTAGCTAGTTCCAGCACCGCCTTTCCACACTTTAGAAGGTCTTGTTTCTGGTATAGAATGTGCAATAAGGATGAGTGCTATAGGATATGAATAACACAGACCTTGTCACATCCAAATTTACTAAACATTTCAAGTTTACCgagtttatttatattatataaataaagtgcGGTTACTTTTATgctaaatatttaatttgcctttaaatatatttttaatttcttaatttaagttaaatttattttcctttttaaatttgaagttaatatttttaatctctacATGACATAACAGAAACACCGAACAAAAGTATTTTCATAATCATCATGGATCTAATGAAAGGGAACCATTCCTAGATCTCATAAATCACCAATTTGTccaaatttcaatattttatagAACTATAATCATAACAACAAATAAGTGACCACAGCAGAACTCGATCTTGCTAAAAGCAATTACCTATTTATAGTTAATTTCATTTAACCCTTTTTAAGTTAAAAGCCAActattataaagaaaaaaaaattaaattaatatttaattatatattaaattaaaaaaatattagtcgTCATAAGTGATAGCCACTTGTATATTTTAACTAAGTGCTTTAAagttttactttaaaataaaacgaaaaaaaatattagataaattgataaatattatataatcatattaaaaGTCAGACTCTATTTAATCTGGATTAGCAGACGatactttatttaatttttaatcctGCTTTCTTATCACTCAAAATAAAGGTCTTTTATCATCTTTGATCTAACAATCATGAAATTCAGATATTTAATTagtaaaatattaacaaaaataagttAACTAATTAATAACATCGTAGtgtattttatttcaaaagtagttataaaattaaataataatgatattcaATAACattacttttaattcaagaaataatttttaagcAACAAATACGACTACACGTTTTTGagaaaataatgaatatttCTTTAATGAACTTCCCAATAAATTAAAGATATGAATAAAAACGTGaaagtattaatatatttcttacCATTAAGTTGTTCCAATTATCTAGTTTTGTAAATGGGAGAAACTATACGGTGTTAGAGGGATTCTGGAAAAGGGGCAATGGGGCCACGTATCTATTGTGAATGTGTATTGTTCAGGTTCTCTACGGGAAAAGAAGGAGATGTGGAAGGAGGTTAGTAGTTTCAGACAGGGTCAGCTATCTAAGGCTTGGTGTATTATTGGGGATTTTAATTCTATTagacgacgggaagaaagaaagaGTGTGATTTCGACTTCTGACTAATCTAGAGAAATAAAGAGTTTCAATGAGTTTATTGAAAGGTCTGAATTGGTAGACATTCCGTTGGTGGGCAGGAAGTTCACTTGGTTCAAGCCCAACGGGTTGGTAAAAAGCATAATAGACAGGGTGCTAGTGTCTAAGGAGTGGCTGGATTTTTGGCCAAACAGCCaacaatttgttttaaatagAGCAATCTCGGACCATTGTGCAGTTATTCTGAAAGAAGTCTCAGTGGATTGGGGTCCGAAGCCTTTCAGATGTTTGGATGTGTGGCAGAAAGATAGTAGGTTTAAGGAGTTTGTGAGCTTGAGCTGGTCCTCTTACAAGGTGGCCGGCAGAGGAATCTTTGTGTTCAAAGAAAAACTGAAAATAAAGTCAGATTTAAAAGGGTGGAACAAGGAAGTCTTTGGAAATGTGAATCAGGCTTGTGTGGAAATACAAAAGAGGTTGGACGAGTTAGACGCTCGAGATGACGAAGACAGGTTGGATGAGTTggaaagggaagaaagaaagtcTCTCTTTGCAAAACTTATTGTCTCTAAGTCTAAACATGAGGCGATTTTATTTCAGAAAGCTAAGCAGAGTTGGATAAAGCAGGGGGATCTTAATACAAAGTTCTTTCATTCAGCGATAAAATGGAGGAGGGCAAGGAATCGGTTGCATGGTGTGCTTGATAACAATGTATGGTATGATAAGAAAGAGGAGGTAAAGGAGAAGGTATGTAAGTACTTTGAGGAAAGGTTTGCAAGGAATGACGCTTGTCAGGTCAGACTGGAAAAGGTTAAGTTCAACACCATCTCGGAAGCTGACAATGAAATGCTAACTAGCGACTTCACTGAAGAAGAGATCAGAGCAGCTATTTGGGGGTGTGATAGTTCAAAGAGCCCCGGTCCTGACGGGTTTAATTTTGGCTTTATAAAATATTGTTGGGACA
The sequence above is a segment of the Phaseolus vulgaris cultivar G19833 chromosome 2, P. vulgaris v2.0, whole genome shotgun sequence genome. Coding sequences within it:
- the LOC137810515 gene encoding L-tryptophan--pyruvate aminotransferase 1-like yields the protein MVVATNNFPSSNGRTIPATIISPNTIIELEKGDPVVFEKYWKKRSEECSIVIRGWELMSYLGDAKNSVCWYMLPEVERGIRRLHHVVGNAVTNDRYIVVGTGATQLFQAAVFALSPSHPSQPINVLAAAPFYSEYQDEVSILRSGLYQWGGDAASYEKNEPYIEVITSPNNPDGIVREPVVKSEAKGKLVHDLAYYWPHYTPITHQADHDLMLFTFSKCTGHAGSRFGWALVKDIEVAKKMTRYVQMSSIGVSKESQTRVAKIIGVVCDGYENFGSMESELFFEYSKRLLRERWEKLWAVIDESKLFSVAKYPKAFCNFTNESSEPFPGFIWLKCEEGIEDCESYLLEKLKIRGRGGKRFGVDSNYARLSLMGTDDDFNEFLKRVSNA